The following are encoded together in the Malaya genurostris strain Urasoe2022 chromosome 3, Malgen_1.1, whole genome shotgun sequence genome:
- the LOC131435737 gene encoding potassium channel subfamily K member 18 isoform X2: MAQREPRPGAPPRPKVNITVSPAYMAAPHIAQYSPAHYFQQYQHQHHNPLYQPPPLSAQPLPVPVPVPVSPSRISVAIDGTSQAPDYPDYYSMYPAKAGEFMFKQFEGFRDFTVSTAKSGLGVGEKSVFWLYTKITKWSRKWFTHFFLFAMLFLYSVAGAALFIAVEGETDSVNNSSMIFDDNSTGTHERKVEINVNHAKKILAKNLRILALDREKLENPDPDLWEGRAINLVEEYSTVLYEAYKQGSFENKKNKKTWTFWNALFYCGTIYTTIGYGHISPSTTTGRALTIIYAIIGIPIFLIVLADFGKLFTRGIKFLWAYVRRLYYTGSFRKVRKTAQVKEVMKGLNVVYDMVRRPSGENELQPTDAKPTDQPAPSTSAEIPPTCESPTTPLPETFEIDDEFNLPISVAIFILVAYMLFGATIYFTWENWSFFEAFYFVFISISTIGFGDFVPQHPIYMMCSIFYLIFGLALTSMCINVVQLKLSDSFRQASAKIGATIGLQMAEAASLQQSQMHTPVELSAVHTSTPSANGAQQPPNGDATMLSVPSERVGSAGISSKDDKKD; encoded by the exons ATGGCTCAGCGTGAGCCTCGTCCTGGCGCACCGCCACGGCCAAAAGTCAACATTACCGTTTCGCCAGCCTATATGGCGGCACCGCACATAGCTCAGTACTCCCCTGCTCATTACTTCCAGCAGTACCAGCACCAGCATCATAACCCACTGTACCAACCACCGCCACTCTCTGCACAACCCCTGCCAGTGCCAGTGCCAGTTCCAGTCAGTCCATCCAGGATATCGGTGGCTATCGATGGCACTAGCCAGGCGCCAGACTATCCGGACTACTATTCCATGTATCCGGCCAAGGCAGGCGAGTTCATGTTCAAACAGTTTGAAGGATTCCGGGATTTCACAGTGTCTACTGCAAAATCGGGACTGGGCGTCGGGGAGAAGTCAGTGTTTTGGTTGTACACGAAAATTACCAAGTGGTCACGAaaatggttcactcatttcttcTTGTTCGCAATGTTGTTCCTGTACAGCGTCGCTGGAGCGGCTCTGTTCATTGCAGTGGAAG GAGAAACCGATAGTGTAAATAATAGCAGCATGATATTTGATGACAACAGCACAG GAACACACGAGCGAAAAGTGGAAATAAACGTCAACCATGCGAAGAAAATTCTGGCAAAAAATCTTCGAATATTGGCTTTAGATCGCGAAAAACTGGAG AACCCAGATCCTGATCTTTGGGAAGGTCGGGCCATCAATCTGGTGGAAGAGTACAGTACGGTACTATACGAGGCGTACAAGCAAGGATCATTCGAAAATAAGAAGAACAAAAAAACGTGGACCTTCTGGAATGCACTGTTCTACTGCGGGACAATCTACACAACAATCG gaTATGGACACATCTCACCTTCAACGACGACAGGCCGAGCATTGACGATCATCTACGCTATTATCGGAATACCGATATTTCTAATCGTTTTGGCTGACTTTGGAAAACTGTTCACGCGAGGAATTAAATTCCTTTGGGCTTATGTACGTCGATTGTACTATACAGGATCCTTCCGTAAAGTTCGCAAAACAGCACAAGTGAAG gaggtgatgaagggtttaaaTGTAGTTTATGACATGGTTCGCCGTCCCAGCGGAGAAAACGAACTACAACCAACTGACGCAAAACCTACTGATCAACCCGCTCCATCAACTTCTGCAGAAATTCCTCCAACTTGCGAATCTCCCACTACGCCCCTTCCGGAAACTTTCGAAATTGATGATGAATTCAACTTACCGATTTCCGTTGCTATTTTTATTCTGGTCGCCTACATGCTTTTCGGAGCCACTATCTACTTCACCTGGGAGAACTGGTCGTTCTTTGAAGCGTTCTACTTTGTGTTCATCTCCATCTCCACCATCGGTTTCGGAGATTTCGTTCCTCAGCATCCCATCTACATGATGTGCAGCATTTTCTATTTAATCTTCGGCCTTGCCTTGACCTCGATGTGCATCAATGTGGTTCAACTTAAGCTAAGCGATAGTTTCCGACAAGCAAGTGCGAAAATTGGAGCCACCATTGGACTACAGATGGCGGAAGCTGCTTCCTTGCAGCAATCCCAGATGCACACTCCCGTGGAATTGTCGGCGGTTCATACGAGCACACCGTCCGCCAATGGTGCACAGCAACCACCGAATGGAGATGCGACCATGCTTTCGGTGCCTTCGGAGAGAGTCGGTTCTGCGGGTATTTCTAGCAAAGATGACAAAAAGGATTAA
- the LOC131435737 gene encoding uncharacterized protein LOC131435737 isoform X1 has protein sequence MDPKSEVPVVARRRRKAARQMRESTPDPSRADGSLDSFGSQSQASDEQSGSENRSTVESSPQGSVKGSKKSFLERAMDYSSHRNKILNRKDKKLSAAAPRSRSVPRDSEEVPSSPEIFSLLRRAKKSLTSRKPKTDDSSDGGRISDTEVRKRRERIERYQTERSKENESRSSQLQANLTRFNEERRKFELEKLKFLQEKRELDRMRLRRFDKYREELLEEQRQKLQVELQNREQENARSKSIEAPILPPAPPTRSKTPVSPGAIKKKLLIIPKTSSASASSSEDDGKNTSDEEKLATVRRRFSPRKPKRPRSVRVEHLKVTKTPELATSPEPESELPSDFPPEAEPIVPDVATVLPVEEVIIAPEIRIEDEMVLTQRKVVKVDDIDSKEIVASTQVEKQEEAEEKKCDVTKLIASDDKPVEGPKEKKRRRALVIYVEKENDQFSWAEILEEVKDYWLDFLDDTPLEVQRIRLQGNECLFYFGVLVMLCGVGGIIFRVTEGTFESQYKCGVKRVKRDFIDHLWLSSHNQKEEDWKQSARVRLRKFEEELQVAFEAGMKTYSGNTAWNFINGVIYSLTVVSTIGYGHISPSTTTGRALTIIYAIIGIPIFLIVLADFGKLFTRGIKFLWAYVRRLYYTGSFRKVRKTAQVKEVMKGLNVVYDMVRRPSGENELQPTDAKPTDQPAPSTSAEIPPTCESPTTPLPETFEIDDEFNLPISVAIFILVAYMLFGATIYFTWENWSFFEAFYFVFISISTIGFGDFVPQHPIYMMCSIFYLIFGLALTSMCINVVQLKLSDSFRQASAKIGATIGLQMAEAASLQQSQMHTPVELSAVHTSTPSANGAQQPPNGDATMLSVPSERVGSAGISSKDDKKD, from the exons ATGGATCCTAAATCAGAAGTGCCCGTCGTGGCACGCCGACGCCGTAAAGCAGCTCGGCAGATGCGAGAATCTACTCCGGACCCGTCAAGAGCAGATGGTTCTTTAGATAGCTTCGGAAGTCAAAGTCAAGCCTCTGACGAACAGAGTGGTTCGGAGAATAGAAGCACCGTCGAATCTAGTCCACAAGGATCGGTTAAAGGCAGTAAGAAAAGTTTTCTCGAACGTGCGATGGATTATAGTAGCCACCGGAATAAAATTCTCAATCGAAAGGATAAGAAGCTTTCGGCTGCCGCGCCGAGAAGCCGCTCGGTACCACGTGATAGCGAGGAGGTGCCAAGCAGTCCGGAGATTTTTTCGCTGCTTCGTCGTGCCAAGAAAAGTCTGACCTCACG TAAACCGAAAACAGACGATTCCAGCGATGGTGGCAGAATTTCCGACACCGAAGTCCGCAAGCGCCGTGAACGCATCGAGCGGTACCAAACGGAACGTAGCAAAGAAAACGAATCACGCTCTTCGCAACTTCAGGCAAATCTGACCCGGTTTAACGAAGAACGACGAAAGTTCGAGCTAGAAAAGCTAAAGTTTCTCCAGGAAAAACGAGAACTGGATCGAATGCGGCTACGGCGTTTCGATAAATATCGCGAGGAACTGCTTGAAGAACAACGACAAAAGCTTCAGGTGGAATTGCAGAATCGCGAGCAGGAAAATGCACGATCCAAAAGCATCGAAGCTCCAATTTTACCACCAGCTCCGCCGACACGTTCCAAAACTCCAGTTTCGCCGGGTGCGATAAAGAAGAAACTGTTGATTATTCCGAAAACTTCCAGTGCTTCCGCTTCAAGCAGTGAAGATGATGGAAAAAATACCAGCGACGAGGAGAAGCTGGCCACTGTGCGACGACGATTTTCTCCTCGGAAGCCGAAACGACCAAGATCGGTTAGAGTGGAACATTTGAAGGTAACGAAAACTCCAGAACTGGCAACGTCTCCCGAACCCGAATCCGAGTTGCCGTCTGATTTTCCACCGGAAGCTGAACCTATCGTTCCAGATGTGGCTACCGTTTTGCCAGTGGAGGAAGTCATTATTGCTCCTGAAATTAGAATTGAAGATGAGATGGTACTGACACAGCGGAAGGTTGTGAAGGTAGATGATATAGATTCGAAGGAGATTGTTGCGTCTACTCAGGTCGAGAAACAGGAGGAAGCTGAGGAGAAAAAATGTGACGTAACAAAATTGATTGCTTCAGACGACAAACCGGTCGAAGgtccaaaagaaaaaaaacgaagaagAGCATTGGTGATTTATGTCGAGAAAGAAAACGATCAGTTTAGCTGGGCGGAGATATTGGAGGAGGTCAAAGACTATTGGCTAGATTTCTTAGATGACACACCGTTAGAGGTGCAACGAATAAGACTGCAAGGAAACGAATGCTTGTTCTACTTTGGGGTCTTGGTAATGTTGTGTGGGGTAGGGGGAATAATCTTTCGGGTAACGGAAGGGACTTTCGAGTCACAGTACAAGTGTGGCGTAAAACGAGTTAAGCGGGATTTCATCGATCATCTTTGGCTTTCCAGTCATAATCAGAA GGAAGAAGACTGGAAACAATCTGCTAGGGTTCGATTGAGAAAATTCGAAGAAGAACTGCAGGTCGCCTTCGAGGCCGGTATGAAAACCTACAGCGGCAACACAGCGTGGAACTTCATCAACGGAGTGATTTACTCCCTGACGGTGGTATCTACTATCG gaTATGGACACATCTCACCTTCAACGACGACAGGCCGAGCATTGACGATCATCTACGCTATTATCGGAATACCGATATTTCTAATCGTTTTGGCTGACTTTGGAAAACTGTTCACGCGAGGAATTAAATTCCTTTGGGCTTATGTACGTCGATTGTACTATACAGGATCCTTCCGTAAAGTTCGCAAAACAGCACAAGTGAAG gaggtgatgaagggtttaaaTGTAGTTTATGACATGGTTCGCCGTCCCAGCGGAGAAAACGAACTACAACCAACTGACGCAAAACCTACTGATCAACCCGCTCCATCAACTTCTGCAGAAATTCCTCCAACTTGCGAATCTCCCACTACGCCCCTTCCGGAAACTTTCGAAATTGATGATGAATTCAACTTACCGATTTCCGTTGCTATTTTTATTCTGGTCGCCTACATGCTTTTCGGAGCCACTATCTACTTCACCTGGGAGAACTGGTCGTTCTTTGAAGCGTTCTACTTTGTGTTCATCTCCATCTCCACCATCGGTTTCGGAGATTTCGTTCCTCAGCATCCCATCTACATGATGTGCAGCATTTTCTATTTAATCTTCGGCCTTGCCTTGACCTCGATGTGCATCAATGTGGTTCAACTTAAGCTAAGCGATAGTTTCCGACAAGCAAGTGCGAAAATTGGAGCCACCATTGGACTACAGATGGCGGAAGCTGCTTCCTTGCAGCAATCCCAGATGCACACTCCCGTGGAATTGTCGGCGGTTCATACGAGCACACCGTCCGCCAATGGTGCACAGCAACCACCGAATGGAGATGCGACCATGCTTTCGGTGCCTTCGGAGAGAGTCGGTTCTGCGGGTATTTCTAGCAAAGATGACAAAAAGGATTAA